One Pseudomonas fluorescens genomic region harbors:
- a CDS encoding glycosyltransferase: MKKLLIILQDLGAGGAEKMMMRLAGALVEAGNDVTLLMLTGGGINLAALDPRVRQVTLQRSRSAVAVPALTRFLRENRFDAQLAALTHVNVVAIAAATLSGTLKRLHVSERNAFSRDKHVNPALSVRFAYWLAPWLYRLIPNPVICVSQGVAQDLIDSTIARPRDVTTADNPVLDNDFRERRPGAPNHPWLQDKSTRVIVAVGRLARQKGFDSLIEAFARLPELDVRLVIFGEGSLRSDLLARATALGVAHRCDLPGYAADPIAEIAHADCFVLSSRFEGSPNALVEALSTGTPVVATRCPYGPQEILADGTVAPLVEVDDAVGLAAAISTQLNNPRALNQQRRIDAAARFINARAVQTYLQALLARPRR, from the coding sequence ATGAAAAAACTGCTGATCATTCTTCAGGACCTCGGTGCCGGCGGCGCGGAGAAGATGATGATGCGCCTCGCCGGCGCGCTGGTAGAGGCCGGCAATGACGTGACATTGCTGATGCTCACCGGTGGCGGAATCAACCTCGCGGCGCTCGATCCGCGGGTGCGCCAGGTGACGTTGCAACGTTCCCGCAGCGCCGTTGCCGTGCCGGCGCTGACCCGATTCCTGCGCGAAAACCGCTTCGATGCGCAACTCGCCGCGCTCACCCACGTCAACGTCGTTGCCATCGCCGCCGCGACGTTGTCCGGCACGTTGAAACGCCTGCATGTGAGTGAGCGCAACGCGTTCTCCCGCGACAAACATGTCAACCCGGCGCTGTCAGTGCGCTTCGCCTACTGGCTGGCGCCGTGGCTGTATCGGTTGATTCCCAACCCGGTGATCTGCGTTTCGCAGGGTGTCGCGCAAGACCTCATCGACAGCACCATCGCCCGTCCACGGGATGTGACCACCGCCGACAATCCGGTGCTCGACAACGATTTTCGCGAGCGCCGTCCTGGTGCCCCCAACCATCCCTGGCTGCAAGACAAGTCCACCCGGGTGATCGTCGCAGTGGGCCGGCTAGCCCGGCAAAAAGGCTTCGACAGCCTGATCGAAGCCTTCGCCCGCCTGCCGGAGCTTGATGTGCGCCTGGTGATTTTCGGCGAAGGTTCGTTGCGCAGTGATCTGCTCGCACGGGCCACGGCGCTTGGCGTTGCGCACCGTTGCGACTTGCCGGGCTACGCAGCTGACCCCATCGCCGAAATCGCCCACGCCGACTGCTTCGTCCTGTCGTCACGCTTCGAAGGCAGCCCCAACGCTCTGGTTGAAGCCCTGTCGACAGGTACGCCGGTGGTCGCGACCCGGTGCCCTTACGGCCCGCAGGAAATTCTCGCTGACGGCACGGTGGCGCCGTTGGTTGAGGTCGATGACGCGGTGGGCCTCGCCGCCGCTATCAGCACGCAACTGAACAATCCCCGGGCGCTGAATCAACAACGACGCATCGATGCGGCAGCCCGTTTCATCAACGCACGGGCCGTGCAGACGTATCTGCAAGCGTTGCTGGCGAGGCCTCGGCGATGA
- a CDS encoding polysaccharide biosynthesis/export family protein, whose amino-acid sequence MNTRLLLLLLLLWITPSIEAAEPATDYRLAAGDVLRITVFGEPELSFKKIRLNDAGTFSYPFLGEIVARGLTPNQVEQKIVDGLKQGYLVDPKVSLSQIEYRPFYINGEVQKPGSYPFQPGLTLEKAIALGGGLTERASMKRVTILRGSGGPPVTENISRTTVIAPGDTISIAQGFF is encoded by the coding sequence ATGAACACGCGCCTGTTGTTGCTGTTATTGCTGCTGTGGATCACGCCTTCCATCGAAGCTGCAGAGCCGGCCACCGATTACCGGCTGGCCGCCGGCGATGTGTTGCGCATCACCGTATTCGGCGAGCCGGAGCTGAGTTTCAAGAAGATTCGCCTGAATGATGCCGGCACGTTTTCCTACCCCTTTCTCGGCGAAATCGTGGCCCGGGGCCTGACGCCCAACCAGGTTGAACAGAAGATCGTCGACGGCCTCAAGCAAGGCTATCTGGTCGATCCCAAAGTCAGCCTCAGCCAGATCGAGTACCGGCCGTTCTACATCAACGGCGAAGTGCAGAAGCCCGGCAGTTATCCATTCCAGCCCGGCCTGACCCTGGAAAAAGCCATTGCGCTGGGCGGCGGCCTGACCGAACGCGCCTCAATGAAACGCGTGACGATCCTGCGCGGCAGCGGCGGCCCACCGGTCACCGAGAACATCTCGCGCACCACCGTCATCGCCCCCGGCGACACCATTTCCATTGCACAAGGCTTTTTCTGA
- a CDS encoding GumC family protein: MDNSPSTYVERPLQTHQAQQPGDESDTLDLLHLWRVVWSAKWNIAWLVLLSCALAVAALSFVTPQYVGSATLLIKDKTPPVLSFQQAAESGGGSTTTDYLQTQQALLQSRDLAERAVRKLGLTTNPLTDPRQQPKSWFAPRQWLAELNHGQWLPWLDLLPPPKPAPTEADVFNDVTQNIMLHTSVKFVGKSQLLEIEVELPDPGLAAAVANALAQGFIDSQQDTSLKSSQNNTSWMNTRLVELRDNLRVAENKLQAYREEQGLVDVDGVATISANELQMTGNRMIDARRDRAEAESQFRQAQALSNGDISRLSSVPAVLSNPLIQQFQADLAKAQAKVEELSGRYGPKHPALISARSEQRTAANSLRLQVQQVVAGIERQYQLAMASEDALRKSFNTNKAQIQDISRKEFQLREYQREVDSTRALYETFVTRLKETAATSDMDSAKARIVDPAIMPLEASKPRKSLIVAIVALVAAVVGVALAFLFDTLSNTFKTDDTVESLLNVPLLSVVPLVVKKSRRQLARLFEDNDHPRFCETIRNLRTWLMLQSSKAPSQVVLVTSSVSGEGKSTIANNLACSLASLERVLLIDADMRQPTLSLNFDFPAENPGLANLMAGTARLEDCIRTVGNLDMLPAGCLTPSALDPFDTPRLRSASGARSAVAPAQDLLSSPRLGRMLEALKTRYRHIIIDSPPAEIVSDALLLAKHSDAVIYVVKAQSTPVGQVRKSIAVLQQSHAPVFGVVLNQVDLRKARKYGHSHSRSFYDYDFAPR, from the coding sequence ATGGACAACAGCCCAAGCACCTACGTCGAACGTCCGCTCCAGACGCATCAGGCACAACAGCCTGGTGACGAGTCGGATACCCTTGATTTGCTGCACCTGTGGCGTGTCGTCTGGTCCGCCAAATGGAACATCGCCTGGCTGGTATTGCTCAGTTGCGCCCTCGCCGTGGCCGCCCTTTCCTTCGTCACCCCGCAGTACGTCGGCAGCGCGACGTTGCTGATCAAGGACAAAACGCCGCCGGTGCTCAGTTTCCAGCAGGCTGCCGAGTCTGGCGGCGGTAGCACCACCACGGATTATTTGCAGACCCAGCAAGCGTTGCTGCAATCGCGCGATCTGGCGGAACGCGCGGTGCGCAAGCTCGGCTTGACCACAAACCCGCTGACCGACCCGCGACAGCAGCCCAAGAGCTGGTTCGCGCCACGCCAGTGGCTGGCCGAGCTCAATCACGGCCAATGGCTGCCGTGGCTTGATCTGCTGCCGCCGCCCAAGCCAGCACCGACCGAGGCGGATGTGTTCAACGACGTCACGCAGAACATCATGCTGCACACCAGCGTCAAATTCGTCGGCAAGAGCCAGTTGCTGGAAATTGAAGTCGAACTGCCCGACCCGGGCCTCGCCGCCGCTGTTGCCAACGCCCTCGCGCAAGGCTTTATCGACAGCCAACAAGACACCAGCCTGAAATCCTCGCAGAACAACACCAGTTGGATGAACACCCGGCTGGTCGAGTTGCGCGACAACCTGCGCGTTGCCGAGAACAAATTGCAGGCGTACCGCGAAGAACAGGGTCTGGTGGATGTCGACGGCGTCGCCACGATCAGCGCCAACGAACTGCAAATGACCGGCAATCGCATGATCGATGCGCGGCGCGATCGTGCCGAGGCGGAGAGCCAGTTCCGCCAGGCGCAGGCCTTGAGCAATGGCGATATCAGTCGCCTGTCGAGCGTGCCGGCGGTGCTGAGCAACCCGTTGATTCAGCAATTCCAGGCCGATCTGGCCAAGGCGCAAGCCAAGGTCGAGGAATTGTCCGGGCGTTATGGGCCGAAACATCCGGCGCTGATATCCGCCCGTTCCGAACAGCGCACCGCCGCCAACAGCCTGCGCCTGCAAGTGCAGCAAGTGGTGGCCGGCATCGAACGCCAATATCAACTGGCGATGGCCAGCGAAGATGCCTTGCGCAAATCCTTCAATACCAACAAGGCGCAGATTCAGGATATTTCGCGCAAGGAATTCCAGCTGCGTGAATACCAGCGCGAGGTCGACAGCACCCGTGCGCTGTATGAAACCTTCGTCACCCGCCTCAAGGAAACCGCCGCCACCTCTGACATGGATTCAGCCAAGGCGCGCATCGTCGACCCGGCGATCATGCCGCTGGAAGCCAGCAAACCGCGCAAGAGCCTGATCGTGGCAATCGTCGCATTGGTCGCGGCGGTGGTTGGCGTGGCCCTCGCCTTCCTGTTCGACACCCTGAGCAACACCTTCAAAACCGATGACACCGTCGAAAGCCTGCTGAATGTGCCGTTGCTCAGCGTGGTGCCTTTGGTGGTGAAGAAAAGCCGCAGGCAGTTGGCGCGCCTGTTTGAAGACAACGACCACCCGCGGTTCTGCGAGACCATTCGCAATCTGCGCACCTGGCTGATGTTGCAGAGCAGCAAAGCACCGTCACAAGTGGTGCTGGTCACCTCGTCGGTATCTGGCGAAGGCAAAAGCACTATCGCCAACAACCTCGCCTGCTCGCTTGCTTCGCTGGAGCGCGTGTTGCTGATCGACGCCGACATGCGCCAGCCGACGCTGTCGCTGAACTTCGATTTCCCGGCGGAGAATCCCGGGCTGGCCAACCTGATGGCCGGCACCGCACGCCTCGAGGATTGCATTCGCACTGTCGGCAATCTCGACATGCTGCCGGCCGGCTGCCTGACGCCTTCGGCACTCGACCCGTTCGATACGCCACGCCTGCGTTCGGCAAGCGGCGCGCGCAGCGCGGTCGCGCCGGCGCAGGATTTGCTCAGTTCACCACGGCTGGGCCGCATGCTCGAGGCACTGAAGACTCGTTATCGGCACATCATTATCGACTCGCCGCCCGCTGAAATCGTCAGCGACGCGCTGCTGTTGGCCAAGCATTCGGACGCCGTGATCTACGTGGTCAAGGCGCAGAGCACCCCGGTCGGCCAGGTACGCAAAAGCATCGCCGTGCTGCAACAGAGCCACGCGCCCGTGTTTGGCGTAGTGCTCAACCAGGTCGATCTGCGCAAAGCACGCAAGTACGGCCACAGCCACTCCCGTTCCTTCTACGACTACGACTTCGCGCCGCGCTGA
- a CDS encoding UDP-glucose dehydrogenase family protein gives MNVSVFGIGYVGLVQGAALAEVGHNVLCVDVDSAKVQALNDGTLPLYEPGLKSLVRDNHHSGRLQFGSDLASAVVHGDVLLIAVGTPPDEDGSADLKHVLSVARTIGEHLRGEQTIVDKSTVPVGTADRVRECIAEILAESGRSALTFDVVSNPEFLKEGCAVEDCLRPDRIIVGTDSPRAEAVMRELYEPFNRNREKIIVMDVRSAELTKYAANCMLATKISFMNEMAGLAEKLGADIEMVRHGIGSDPRIGYQFIYPGVGYGGSCFPKDVRALIHAAQEVDIDARMLKAVESRNNEQKTTLFHKIADHFGGALHGKTFALWGLSFKPNTDDMREAPSRVLMEALWRAGANVQAFDPKAMEQTQQLYGARDDLTLAGTKEAALKNADALVIVTEWPSFRAPDFELLARQLRQPLIFDGRNLFDPQRLSRRGFTYISVGRPTQDARTQGVAS, from the coding sequence ATGAATGTGAGTGTATTCGGTATCGGTTATGTCGGACTGGTGCAAGGCGCCGCCCTGGCCGAGGTGGGCCACAATGTGCTGTGCGTCGATGTCGACAGCGCCAAGGTCCAGGCCTTGAACGACGGCACCCTGCCCTTGTACGAACCGGGTCTGAAAAGCCTGGTGCGCGATAACCATCACAGCGGACGGCTGCAATTCGGCAGCGATCTGGCCAGCGCGGTGGTGCACGGCGACGTGCTGTTGATCGCGGTGGGCACGCCGCCGGATGAAGACGGCTCGGCAGACCTCAAACACGTATTGAGCGTTGCCCGCACCATTGGCGAACACCTGCGCGGCGAGCAAACCATCGTCGACAAATCGACCGTGCCGGTGGGCACCGCAGATCGGGTGCGTGAATGCATCGCTGAAATACTTGCGGAGTCTGGTCGCAGCGCGCTGACCTTCGATGTGGTCTCCAACCCCGAGTTTCTCAAGGAAGGTTGCGCGGTCGAAGACTGCCTGCGCCCGGATCGCATCATCGTCGGCACCGACAGCCCACGCGCTGAGGCGGTCATGCGCGAGTTGTACGAGCCGTTCAACCGCAACCGCGAAAAGATCATCGTCATGGATGTGCGCAGCGCCGAGCTGACCAAGTACGCGGCCAACTGCATGCTCGCGACCAAGATCAGCTTCATGAACGAAATGGCCGGTCTCGCGGAAAAGCTCGGCGCGGACATCGAAATGGTCCGTCACGGCATCGGTTCCGATCCGCGCATCGGTTATCAGTTCATCTATCCGGGCGTCGGTTACGGCGGCTCGTGCTTCCCCAAAGATGTGCGCGCGCTAATCCACGCAGCGCAGGAAGTCGACATCGATGCGCGCATGCTCAAAGCGGTCGAGTCGCGCAACAACGAGCAGAAAACCACACTGTTCCACAAGATTGCCGATCACTTTGGCGGCGCGCTGCACGGCAAGACTTTTGCGCTTTGGGGCCTGAGTTTCAAACCCAATACCGATGACATGCGCGAGGCACCCAGTCGCGTGCTGATGGAGGCGCTGTGGCGCGCCGGCGCCAACGTTCAGGCATTCGACCCGAAGGCAATGGAACAGACCCAGCAACTGTATGGCGCGCGCGATGACCTGACGCTGGCCGGAACCAAAGAGGCCGCGCTGAAAAATGCCGATGCACTGGTCATCGTCACTGAGTGGCCCTCGTTTCGTGCGCCGGACTTCGAACTGCTGGCGCGGCAACTCAGACAACCGCTGATTTTCGATGGCCGCAACCTGTTCGATCCGCAGCGGCTGAGCCGCCGTGGCTTCACGTATATCAGCGTCGGCCGTCCGACCCAGGATGCCCGGACGCAAGGCGTTGCATCATGA
- a CDS encoding undecaprenyl-phosphate glucose phosphotransferase — protein MTSQYSAQMAQRRGLTFWGQWLCAMTLVNLLLMVLVQWRIGEVPSEYRVLIILTVLGSLPVYSLVQVYHKRHGLLVGLSRLLAGWLIVLGLLMSIAFVTQTSALFSRQVVIVWAVAGFVVQAASFLPLHLFVRLYTRKICHERRAVIIGTCPTAHELARKLFDPERTLLLGFIAAKPDSGPAPSILPLLGEVDEVREIITRLQARRVYIVLPMAEAATIEALYINLLDMNVDVVWIPDLGSMVLLNHSISEIERMPAIYLNESLLTSHPGSLFCKDLFERSLAATAIILLSPLLLGVALAVKLTSPGPVLFKQNRHGCDGEVIRVWKFRSMRVHDDQQVRQATRDDDRVTPLGRFLRRSSIDELPQLFNVLFGHMALVGPRPHAVTHNIYYTGKVRAYMARHRLKPGITGLAQITGHRGETETVEKMQHRVAQDLNYINQWSLWLDIKILLKTPFTLFSKNIY, from the coding sequence ATGACTTCGCAATATTCCGCGCAAATGGCACAACGCCGCGGCCTCACTTTCTGGGGCCAATGGTTGTGCGCAATGACCTTGGTGAACCTGCTGCTGATGGTGCTGGTGCAATGGCGCATCGGCGAAGTGCCCAGTGAATATCGAGTACTGATCATCCTCACCGTGCTCGGCTCGCTGCCGGTCTACAGCCTGGTGCAGGTCTATCACAAGCGTCATGGTTTGCTGGTCGGGCTCAGCCGCTTGCTCGCCGGTTGGCTGATCGTGCTCGGATTGCTGATGAGCATCGCTTTCGTCACGCAGACCAGCGCGCTGTTTTCCCGGCAAGTGGTGATTGTCTGGGCGGTGGCGGGGTTTGTCGTGCAGGCGGCGAGTTTCCTGCCGTTGCACCTGTTCGTGCGGCTGTACACGCGCAAGATCTGCCACGAACGCCGCGCCGTGATCATCGGCACCTGCCCGACCGCCCATGAACTGGCGAGAAAGCTGTTCGATCCCGAGCGGACCCTGCTGCTCGGCTTCATCGCGGCGAAACCGGACAGCGGGCCAGCGCCAAGCATCCTGCCGTTACTCGGGGAAGTCGACGAGGTACGCGAGATCATCACGCGGCTGCAGGCGCGGCGGGTGTACATCGTGTTGCCGATGGCCGAAGCGGCGACCATCGAAGCGCTGTACATCAACCTGCTCGACATGAATGTCGACGTGGTCTGGATCCCCGATCTGGGCAGCATGGTGTTGCTCAATCACTCGATCTCGGAGATCGAGCGGATGCCGGCGATCTACCTCAACGAGAGCCTGCTCACTTCGCACCCCGGCAGCCTGTTCTGCAAAGATCTGTTCGAACGCAGCCTCGCTGCCACGGCGATCATTTTGCTCAGCCCGTTGCTGCTGGGTGTCGCGCTCGCGGTCAAGCTGACCTCGCCGGGTCCGGTGCTGTTCAAGCAGAACCGCCATGGCTGCGACGGCGAAGTGATCCGCGTGTGGAAATTCCGGTCGATGCGCGTGCATGACGACCAGCAGGTGCGTCAGGCGACCCGCGACGATGACCGTGTTACGCCGCTGGGACGCTTTCTGCGGCGCAGCTCCATTGATGAGCTGCCGCAACTGTTCAACGTGCTGTTCGGCCACATGGCGCTGGTCGGGCCGCGGCCGCACGCGGTCACTCACAACATTTATTACACCGGCAAGGTCCGCGCCTACATGGCGCGCCATCGGCTCAAGCCCGGCATCACCGGTCTGGCGCAGATCACCGGGCATCGCGGGGAAACCGAAACCGTCGAGAAGATGCAGCACCGGGTCGCCCAAGACCTGAATTACATCAACCAATGGTCGCTGTGGCTGGACATCAAGATCCTCCTGAAGACGCCCTTCACCCTGTTCTCGAAAAACATCTACTGA
- a CDS encoding WecB/TagA/CpsF family glycosyltransferase, producing the protein MIRLELVGRYSPALLESNRAFSFINFASIGSFMHQPSPSLAYFCDGMLMSGFMSRMTGRAVERVSFDFTSIADPVLRECEQRGKRVYIVGARQPELERFVEKLGTQYPRLQLVGAHDGYFNAEQAVALQADIRRQRANVLLVGLGAGLQERFVLQALHGGFNGVAFTCGGFIRQEANASERYYPELVNRLHLRAFYRMYREPHTIKRYLLDYPSNALRLTELILRRQVAIDVTAP; encoded by the coding sequence ATGATTCGGCTGGAACTGGTGGGCCGTTATTCGCCGGCCTTGCTCGAATCGAACCGCGCCTTTTCGTTCATCAACTTCGCCTCGATCGGCAGCTTCATGCACCAACCGTCGCCGTCGCTGGCGTATTTCTGCGACGGCATGCTGATGTCCGGTTTCATGTCACGCATGACCGGGCGCGCGGTTGAACGGGTCAGTTTCGATTTCACCTCGATCGCGGATCCGGTCTTGCGTGAATGCGAGCAACGCGGCAAACGGGTCTACATCGTCGGCGCCCGCCAGCCCGAGCTGGAACGCTTCGTCGAAAAGCTCGGCACGCAATATCCGCGCTTGCAACTGGTCGGCGCGCATGACGGCTATTTCAATGCCGAACAAGCTGTTGCGCTGCAGGCAGACATCCGCCGCCAGCGCGCCAACGTGTTGCTGGTCGGCCTCGGCGCGGGTTTGCAGGAGCGCTTTGTGCTGCAAGCGCTGCACGGTGGATTCAACGGTGTCGCGTTCACCTGCGGCGGGTTTATCCGCCAGGAAGCCAATGCCAGCGAACGCTACTACCCCGAGCTCGTCAATCGCCTGCATCTGCGCGCGTTCTACCGCATGTACCGCGAGCCCCACACGATCAAACGCTACCTGCTCGATTACCCGAGCAATGCGCTGCGCCTGACCGAGTTGATTCTTCGCCGTCAGGTCGCCATCGACGTCACCGCCCCGTAA
- a CDS encoding glycosyltransferase: protein MHILFTLKDYQTGGGVECVQQRLAEQFLQDGRRVSFFVMNGDAPNVDGAQNSAGGGSGVGGWLKSIVLLRRLIHREGVTHLISAKEQANLCAWFATFGSDCKVIYSRHAALDCTEQKTGLASLRLLYALYLCGSGKVVAVSHGLRQSLTRLMPWGRPRIRYCPNAVITEQLLQAAQAPLPGGVPHQYWLGIGRLVELKGFHLLLEAYAQAGRQRVLPYLVIAGDGPMRVALEEQAARLGIERNVHFTGHLRNPYPLIRQARLLVLSSLDEGLPTVLVEALALGTAVLSTDCGSGPRELLDHGRLGRLVKVDDVPALAQALLDSLDGPVAARPSVSEAIRPYTSQYAAEAYYQVWLR from the coding sequence ATGCATATTCTGTTTACCCTCAAGGATTACCAGACTGGCGGCGGCGTCGAGTGCGTGCAGCAACGCCTCGCCGAACAGTTTCTGCAGGACGGCCGCCGAGTGAGTTTCTTCGTCATGAACGGTGATGCGCCGAACGTCGATGGCGCGCAGAACAGCGCCGGTGGCGGCAGCGGTGTCGGCGGCTGGCTGAAGTCGATCGTGCTGTTGCGTCGACTGATTCACCGCGAAGGCGTCACGCATCTGATCAGTGCCAAGGAGCAAGCCAACCTGTGCGCGTGGTTCGCCACGTTCGGCAGCGACTGCAAAGTCATTTACAGCCGCCACGCCGCGCTCGATTGCACCGAACAGAAAACCGGACTCGCCAGCCTGCGCCTGTTGTACGCGCTGTACCTGTGCGGCAGCGGCAAGGTGGTGGCGGTGTCCCACGGTTTGCGTCAATCGCTGACGCGGCTGATGCCGTGGGGGCGACCGCGAATTCGTTATTGCCCTAACGCGGTGATCACCGAGCAACTGTTGCAGGCCGCGCAAGCGCCATTGCCCGGTGGCGTGCCGCATCAATACTGGCTGGGCATCGGTCGTCTGGTCGAGCTCAAGGGCTTTCATTTGCTGCTGGAGGCGTATGCGCAGGCGGGCCGGCAACGGGTCCTGCCGTATCTGGTGATTGCCGGCGACGGCCCGATGCGCGTCGCGCTCGAAGAACAGGCTGCCCGCCTCGGCATCGAGCGCAACGTGCATTTCACCGGACATTTGCGTAATCCCTATCCGCTGATCCGTCAGGCGCGACTGCTGGTTCTCAGCTCGCTGGACGAAGGCTTGCCGACGGTGTTGGTCGAGGCTTTGGCGCTCGGCACTGCGGTGCTCTCCACCGATTGTGGCAGCGGCCCGCGTGAATTGCTCGACCACGGCCGCCTCGGCCGTCTGGTCAAAGTCGACGACGTCCCGGCGCTGGCCCAAGCGCTGCTCGACAGCCTGGACGGCCCTGTGGCCGCGCGGCCGTCAGTCAGCGAGGCGATCCGCCCCTATACCAGCCAATACGCCGCTGAGGCTTATTACCAGGTGTGGCTGCGATGA